From Paenibacillus antri:
ACTTCACGAAGTCGAACATCCTCTCCCAAGCGGCTCAAGCAATGTTGGCTCAAGCGAACCAGCAGCCGCAAGGCGTGCTCCAATTGCTCCGATAAGATCGGACATCTTCTAAAAAACTTCCGGTCTTTAACGGACCGGAAGTTTTTTTAACTATTTCGGCTGAAAGGATATCAATTATGATTCCAAGAAATGTTCGAAAACAGGAGACGATTGTATTATTCAATGGGCAAAGCCAGTATGACGTCCTGCGCTATTTTATTGCCGATATGGCCGTAGGTTTTCGAACGCTGGGCTATCATGTGACCATCATTGATTTGCTGAAGGAAAACTGGTTGAAGGAACTTCAGAAAACCATTAACGAAATGGATATCCTGTTTTTCTTTTCGATGAATGGAATGGCCATTGATCTAAAGATCGGTGATAAATCTTTATATGACCAACTGAACATCCCGTTTTTTGCCTTTTTCGTGGATCATCCGATGTATCAATTACCGCGTCTGAACGCAGGCGTAAAAAATTTAATCGTATCGTGCGTAGACCAGAAACATATAGAGTTTCTAAATAAATATATGCAAGGAGATTACTCGAAGGTATTCATCCCTCACGGTTCCAGTAACGGAGATTTCCCTTCCCAAGAACAAGTTCCGTTAGTACCGATAATCGATAGAGAGATAGACATTCTTTTCACAGGAACGTATGCAAATCCGGAGAGCTACCGTAATGAGTGGCGATCTTTAAATAAACATGTAGCCGAGTTATTCGACGATATAGCGGAAGTCGCGTTGAGCCAGAACGAGAAAACGATGGTGGAAATCGCCGAGGAAACCCTCTCCTCCAGGGGGATCGACAGCATTTATATGCACCATGGGAATTTTTGGTCTACACTCGTTCAGGTCGACCTGTACAACCGTACAGTTAAAAGACGGGAAGTCGTAACTAAGCTGGCACAGCTCCCCGTAAGGTTTGAAATATATGGAAACGGCTGGGACGAGTTGCAAATTACCAATAACACTACAACGTTTCATCCGTTCGTTTCCTTTGAGATGGCGCAAGAAAAGATGCGTAACTCCAAGCTGGTGCTTACGATTCTTCCGAGTTTTACAAGTGGAGGGCATGAACGGGTATTTTCATCGATGCTGCACGGCGCGGTGTCCATGGTCAACCGGAATATTTACTTCGAAAAGCACTTCAAGGATCGGGACAGCATTCTTCTTTATGATTTCGGTACCGATATTCAGGGAACGGCAGCAAGCATGTTAGACGACCTGCCGTTGATGCAACAGGTTGCCGATGGTGGAAGAGAATCCGCTCTCGAGAGACATACGTGGAAGCAGAGAGCGGAGGAAATCATAAAACACGTACAGTATCACAAATTTTTTACGTCGTAACGAAATATTGCGAATGCCCCCATAGAAGATTTACGGTGAAGTTGGAATTCCGCGAATCTTCGAGGGGGTATTTTAGTTTACATAACATGGAATTCATTCAACGCCTTTTTTGTAAAAAAACGTTGAACATTTGCCGATACATACTATACAACCATTTAGGAGCTGGAACTATTGAAAATCAAATTTAACGGCCAAGATTGGAATATTGAGAACACCATGGAAAAGTACGACTTATTCTTGGAAAACATTAATAACAATTGGCCTTCTGCCGAGTTGAGGCTTAGTCATTTCATCGTAGATGGGGTAGCCATATATGATAATTTTGAAGAGTACGTCTCTAATCGGATTCATGGAATTGAAAACTTGGAGATCGTAACGGTCACGCATCAGGAATTATTAACCGGCACGATTCAGGCTGCCATCCAATATGTGTTTGAAAATAAACCTCGTATCGTTTCGATGTCCAAGCAATTTTACCGTGGAGCCACTTCCACGACTTGGAACGAATTCGGCAGCTTGACGGAGGGCATCGAATGGTTGCTACAGCTCACTTCCCACTTGGAAGGGACATTCGTCAAAGACGCCAAATTGACCGAATCCGTTCAAGAGATTCGGAGGAAGCTAACGGATCTCATTTCCGCATTGTTTCAAGCTTTGCAAGGCAAGGATGAGACCACACTGTCCGACTTGCTGCAATACGAACTGATTCCAGTATTCGAGGAGCTGGAAGCATTGCTCCCGAAGTACATGATTGGCGGGGTGGCGTAACGAATGCGGATCGATAACCAAGCTTGGCTGAACCGTGTAAACCCGGAGCTCATTCGGTTTATGGATCTGTTGTCCGATCAGATCGAACGCATGCCTTTACAGACCATAGAAACCAAAACGGGAGACGTCACGCTAAAGCTGACCGAAACGAACGGTACCACCTTCTTTCTGCAGAGTCAGTACGATCCGGATCGGGAAGCTGGGATATTTGTCGACGGTCTTACTCCACCGGAAGGGGAATTTCATGTCTTGTTTTACGGTCTGGGCATGGGGTACCATGTGGAAGCCTTCATGGAGCGATTCCCTGAAGCTACCGTTTCGCTTTACGAGCCTCTTCCTGCCGTCTTTTATCATTATTCGAAAAATCGCCCGTTCTCGAAGCTGAATAAAAAACAGGTGAAGCACATCTTCGTCGAGCTCTCGCTGGACATTGGAAATCAGAGCCTGGATGTTCTTGCCAGGAGTACGGCCAAGCCTCTCTGGACTGTTGTTCACCCGGCATATCGTCGGCATTTCGAAGGAAAGGTGAATTTGTTCTTTGAACGTTTCAAGGAAATTTTGGAGCGCCAGAAGTTCAATGTCATCGCGGACTACAAGTTCCAGAAGTTATGGACCTTGAACAGCATTCTGAACTTTCCGTATACCATGAGCACCCCTAATATTATGGAGGTAAAGAGACACTTCGAGAATAAGCCGGTTCTTGTCGTCTCCGCAGGACCGTCATTGAAGGATGACATCGAGTCGATTCGAAAAATTAAACAAGAGAAATCCGCCTATATCCTCGCGGTAGGTTCAGCTAACAAAGCTTTGCTTAGTCACGAGATCATGCCCGATGCAGTGTGTACCTATGACCCCTCGATGCTGAATCAAAAAGTTTTCACAGACATCGTGGAGAGAAATCTGGATACGATCCCGATGATATTCGGCACATCCGTAGGGAACGACACGATCTTGAAGTATACGGGGCCGATGCTTCATATGTTCACATCCCAGGATCACGTATCGGATTATTACTTAGGGGATGCAAAAAAGTGTTACCCCGTTTTTGATGACGCACCTTCCATTGCAGTAGTTACGCTGGAGATGCTGGCGCATCTCGGAGCGTCCCCGGTCATTCTAGCAGGTCAAAACTTAGCCGTACGCGACGATGAGTTTTACAGCAAGGGGATTCAATTCGAGCATCGCGGGAATGGATTGATGGACGACGAGAGGAATCGACTCGTCGAAGTGCTGAGCGTCGACGGGAAATTCATCCCGACCCTTCCGGAGTTCAACACGATGCGATTGCAGATGGAACAAACGATAGAGAAGTATCAACTGCAAGTCATCAATACGACGAAACAAGGGGCCCACATTAACGGAACGTCCTACGTACCGATCGAGCAACTGTTCGAAGACAAATTAATTCCGGGTACCGTCGTCGAAAATTGGTATAAGGTCGAGTCTTACGGATACCCGGTAGATTATGTGCTTCAAAATGGGAAGCGTCTAGAGGACAGTTTGGAAAAACAGCAGTTCGTTTTAGACGACTTACTATCCATCTTCCAACGGTTGGAGAACGCGATCCAAAACGGGACGAGGGGGGGCATTCCCCTTTTAATCGAGAAAATGGATAAGGCTCTCGATAAGCTCTTAAAGAACGAGTTCCATGTGCATTTTTGCGAACCGATGGTAAAATTGGCGACGAAGTTTATTAAATCCAGAAAATTGGACATGCAGGCGACAAACGATATGATTGAGCGGGCGAAGCTGGTTTTGGACACCTATGGACGTTACGTTTATGAGGTTCATCTGATAACGAACGAGTTCCGATGGGTGCTTCCGAAAGTTCATGAAAAAATCCAAGAATATACTAACAGAATGCAAAATGTTAGCCGATAAATACAGGTAACTAGTGGAATTCAAAGGAGGCCGTCGCTTTGAACAGCAATATCAACACTTCGTCCAATTATTACGTTCCGATTTCCGTTGAGCCGACTGCAGAGGCGCGGCCGATCAGGTCGGATGCGTCGACGAACAATAGCGTCCCTGCAAGGCTGATTAACTCCACGAACGACCTTCGGCGGGCGGAGCTTTCCGGCGAGCAGTACAACATCAGCGAAGAACAGCTGGTGCGCGCGATCGAGCAGGCAATTAAGAAGGTAGAGGGCCGTACGACGAACCTGCAATTTTCCGTTCATGAGCAGACGAAGCGTATTTCCGTTAAGGTGACGGACCGCGCGACGGGTGAAGTGATTCGGGAGATTCCGCCGGAGAAGACGCTCGATTTCGTGGCGAAGCTGTGGGAGATGGCGGGAATTCTCGTCGACGAGAAACGATAATTGCGGGAATGAACCGCGGGCAGGGGTGAAGGCCGATGGCTGATATGCGCATAAGCGGATTGGCGTCCGGAATGGACATAGACGATATGGTAAGCCGGTTGATGAGCGCCCATCGCATACCGTATCAAAAGCTGGAGCAGAAGAAGCAGGTTATGGAATGGCAGCGAGACGACTATCGTTCTATGAACGCGAAGATCCTCGAACTGAGGAACCAAGCGTTTAACATGCAATTGAGTTCAAATTACACGGCACGGAAGGCCATCTCCAGCGCGGACAGCTCGGTGAGCGCGACGGCGACGGCGTCGGCGACCGAAGGCATCTACACGATGAAAGTCACGCAATTGGCGAAGGCGGCTTCGATGACTTCGGCCACGAAGTTGGGGGTAGCGAGTGATACGGCGAAGCTTTCCGCGGCGGATACATCGGTGGCTCCGGCTGCCAAGTTCGAGGATGGCGACACCACGACGTTGACGATCAAAGGCGAGAAGGGCTCAGCCACAATCACGGTAAAGGGCAGCCAAACGGTTAGCGAATTCGTGAAAGATTTCAACAACCAGTCAAATCTGACTGGCGTGAAGGTCAGCTACGATAAGGCGTTGGATTCGTTCTTTTTCGTCTCCGCAAAAACAGGGGAGTCCTCCGGGTTCAGCTTGAGCAGCGAAGATCCGACTTTGATCACGAACGTGCTGAAGTTGGGCACGACGACATCGGGAACGGGAAGTCAATATACGGGGAGTGTCGATTTCGCTGCGAGTACGGATGTAATCGACAATACGTTAACCGCTGATCAGATGTTTAAGATCAAACACACTCCAATCTCGGGTACCGCCAAAGACTATGAATTTACGATTACAAAGGATATGACAGTCGGCCAGTTGATGAAAACTATCAACAGCTCCGATTTGGGGAAGCTTGGCGTTTCCGCATATATCGATGAGAATAAAAAGCTGGTTATCAAGGATTCGACAGGCGGGACGCTCGCATTTACGGATGAAACGTCCGATTCCAAAGACGTGGTAGCGAAACTCGGGTTATCGGGAGTGACGCCTACGACTTATTCTCAGAATAAGGTCAGCGCGGGCGGTGTGAATGCTAAGGTGGAATTCAATGATGTGGAAGCGGTCTTCGAGACGAATAGCTTCCAATTGAACGGCATCAACTTTGTTGCGAAAGCGGTGATGACGGACGAAGCGACGATAACCGTGAATCAGGACGTCGATACCGTTTTCGAAAACATCAAGTCTTTCGTTACGAAGTATAATGAAATGGTGGATTTGTTGAACAAGGAGTTAACCGAGAAGCGTTATCGCGATTTCACGCCGCTCACCGCCGAGCAACGCGAAGAGATGGATGAGAAGGATATCGAGCGTTGGGAGGAAAAGGCGAAGAGCGGGATGCTGAAAGGTGACCTGCTGATCCAGAGCGCCGTCTCCAACATGCGTAACTCGCTGATGCGCACAGTTCAAGGCTTACCTTCCGGGGACGCCAAAACGCTTGCAGATATAGGAATTACTTCTGGCAGTTGGTATGAGAATGGAAAACTTTATATTGACGAGACGAAGTTAAAGAAAGCGATCGCTGAAAAACCGGATGAGGTCGCTGCGTTATTCACGACGAACGACGGCGCGACGGGTGCGTCCGATTCCGATGGCTTGGCGGTTCGCTTTTATC
This genomic window contains:
- a CDS encoding glycosyltransferase family protein, yielding MIPRNVRKQETIVLFNGQSQYDVLRYFIADMAVGFRTLGYHVTIIDLLKENWLKELQKTINEMDILFFFSMNGMAIDLKIGDKSLYDQLNIPFFAFFVDHPMYQLPRLNAGVKNLIVSCVDQKHIEFLNKYMQGDYSKVFIPHGSSNGDFPSQEQVPLVPIIDREIDILFTGTYANPESYRNEWRSLNKHVAELFDDIAEVALSQNEKTMVEIAEETLSSRGIDSIYMHHGNFWSTLVQVDLYNRTVKRREVVTKLAQLPVRFEIYGNGWDELQITNNTTTFHPFVSFEMAQEKMRNSKLVLTILPSFTSGGHERVFSSMLHGAVSMVNRNIYFEKHFKDRDSILLYDFGTDIQGTAASMLDDLPLMQQVADGGRESALERHTWKQRAEEIIKHVQYHKFFTS
- a CDS encoding motility associated factor glycosyltransferase family protein; translation: MRIDNQAWLNRVNPELIRFMDLLSDQIERMPLQTIETKTGDVTLKLTETNGTTFFLQSQYDPDREAGIFVDGLTPPEGEFHVLFYGLGMGYHVEAFMERFPEATVSLYEPLPAVFYHYSKNRPFSKLNKKQVKHIFVELSLDIGNQSLDVLARSTAKPLWTVVHPAYRRHFEGKVNLFFERFKEILERQKFNVIADYKFQKLWTLNSILNFPYTMSTPNIMEVKRHFENKPVLVVSAGPSLKDDIESIRKIKQEKSAYILAVGSANKALLSHEIMPDAVCTYDPSMLNQKVFTDIVERNLDTIPMIFGTSVGNDTILKYTGPMLHMFTSQDHVSDYYLGDAKKCYPVFDDAPSIAVVTLEMLAHLGASPVILAGQNLAVRDDEFYSKGIQFEHRGNGLMDDERNRLVEVLSVDGKFIPTLPEFNTMRLQMEQTIEKYQLQVINTTKQGAHINGTSYVPIEQLFEDKLIPGTVVENWYKVESYGYPVDYVLQNGKRLEDSLEKQQFVLDDLLSIFQRLENAIQNGTRGGIPLLIEKMDKALDKLLKNEFHVHFCEPMVKLATKFIKSRKLDMQATNDMIERAKLVLDTYGRYVYEVHLITNEFRWVLPKVHEKIQEYTNRMQNVSR
- the fliD gene encoding flagellar filament capping protein FliD — protein: MADMRISGLASGMDIDDMVSRLMSAHRIPYQKLEQKKQVMEWQRDDYRSMNAKILELRNQAFNMQLSSNYTARKAISSADSSVSATATASATEGIYTMKVTQLAKAASMTSATKLGVASDTAKLSAADTSVAPAAKFEDGDTTTLTIKGEKGSATITVKGSQTVSEFVKDFNNQSNLTGVKVSYDKALDSFFFVSAKTGESSGFSLSSEDPTLITNVLKLGTTTSGTGSQYTGSVDFAASTDVIDNTLTADQMFKIKHTPISGTAKDYEFTITKDMTVGQLMKTINSSDLGKLGVSAYIDENKKLVIKDSTGGTLAFTDETSDSKDVVAKLGLSGVTPTTYSQNKVSAGGVNAKVEFNDVEAVFETNSFQLNGINFVAKAVMTDEATITVNQDVDTVFENIKSFVTKYNEMVDLLNKELTEKRYRDFTPLTAEQREEMDEKDIERWEEKAKSGMLKGDLLIQSAVSNMRNSLMRTVQGLPSGDAKTLADIGITSGSWYENGKLYIDETKLKKAIAEKPDEVAALFTTNDGATGASDSDGLAVRFYQQADAIMDKITKKAGKESSVNSSFDIGKNLDDLEDEMENWARRLDDLQTRYYKQFTAMENALNKMNAQSTYLMQQFGGGA
- a CDS encoding flagellar protein FlaG, with product MNSNINTSSNYYVPISVEPTAEARPIRSDASTNNSVPARLINSTNDLRRAELSGEQYNISEEQLVRAIEQAIKKVEGRTTNLQFSVHEQTKRISVKVTDRATGEVIREIPPEKTLDFVAKLWEMAGILVDEKR